Below is a genomic region from Dechloromonas denitrificans.
GTGCCGGCACGGCAGTTTCCGGGCTGAGCGAGACAGCTTTGCAATTCTTGTCGAGGCGTGACGTCGAAATAATGGTGCTGCCGCCATTGGCATCCGGGCATTTATAAATCGACTGGGCATGTGCCGGCAAACCGCAGGCAAGCCCCAGGAGGGCAAAGGCAAAACGTGTCATTGTCATTATTTCCTAGTGAAGCTTTAGTGTAGCGGACTTAAGTCCGACACCTCTATCCTGTAGACAAAAAAAGGGCGGGAAATCCCGCCCTTTCTTGAGTACCGAACTCGCTTAGCAGGAGTAGTACAGATCGAACTCGACCGGGTGCGTGGTCATGCGAACGCGATTGACTTCGTCCATCTTCAGGTTGATGAAGGACTCGATCCACTCGTTGGAGAAGACACCACCACGAGTCAGGAACTCGTGGTCAGCTTGCAGAGCGGCCAGCGCTTCTTCGAGGGAAGCACAAACGGTCGGGATCAGCGCGTCTTCTTCCGGCGGCAGGTCGTACAGGTTCTTGTCAGCCGGATCGCCCGGGTGGATCTTGTTCTGGATACCATCCAGGCCGGCCATCAGCAGCGCGGCGAAGCACAGGTACGGATTGGCGATCGGATCCGGGAAACGGGTCTCGATACGACGAGCCTTGGTCGAAGCAACGTACGGAATGCGGATGGAAGCAGAACGGTTCTTGGCGGAGTAAGCCAGCTTGACCGGTGCTTCGTAGTGCGGGACCAGACGCTTGTAGGAGTTGGTACCCGGGTTGGTGATGGCGTTCAGGGCCTTGGCGTGCTTGATGATACCGCCGATGTAGAACAGGGCCAGTTCAGACAGACCTGCATAGCCGTCGCCGGCGAACAGGTTCTTGCCGTCCTTCCAGATCGACTGGTGAACGTGCATGCCCGAGCCGTTGTCGCCAACGATCGGCTTCGGCATGAAGGTGGCGGTCTTGCCGTACTGGTGAGCAACATTGTGCACCACGTACTTCAGGATCTGGGTCTGGTCGGCGCGCTTGACCAGGGTGTTGAACACGGTACCGATTTCGCACTGACCGGCAGTGGCGACTTCGTGGTGGTGAACTTCAACCGGGCAGCCGAGGGCTTCCAGGGTCAGGACCATGGCCGAACGGATGTCGTGCAGGCTGTCGACCGGGGGAACCGGGAAGTAGCCGCCCTTGACGGTCGGACGGTGGCCGGTGGCGCCATTGCCGTCGTTCTTCTCACCCGAACCCCAAGCCGCTTCAGCGGAATGGATCTTCAGATTACAGCCCGACATGTCGACATTCCACTCGACGCCGTCGAAGATGAAGAATTCGGGTTCCGGACCGAAGTAGGCGGTGTCGCCGATACCGGAGGACTTCAGGTAGGCTTCAGCGCGCTTGGCGATGGAGCGCGGGTCACGGTCATAACCACGGCCATCGGCCGGATCAACGACGTCACAGGTCAGGACGACGGTGGTTTCGTCGAAGAACGGATCGATATAGGCGGTAGCCGGGTCCGGGTTCAGTTGCATGTCGGAGGCTTGAATGCCCTTCCAGCCAGCGATGGAGGAACCGTCGAAAGCGTGGCCGTTTTCGAACTTGTCTTCGCTGAAGGCGGAAACCGGCACGGTGACGTGCTGTTCTTTGCCACGGGTATCGGTGAAACGGAAATCGACGAACTTCGCGTCATTTTCCTTGATCAGATTGAGTACGTCTTGCGGGGTTGCCATAAGCGTCAGTCTCCTAAGAAAACAAGTTGCCGGACGATCCGGCAGAAATCACAATAAGTCGAACGCAGAGGATTTAGCAGAAAGCATGCCAAAGACTCACAGAACAGCTTTACATTTTGCCACAACGAGATGCGTGATTTAAGCAAAGAATGCGCGCACGCAATTGGTGCGGAAATAAATCGCAACGCACCATCACGGTGCAACCGTGCACACCAGTCTAATTCGGCTGATGGTCGAGCCACTTTTCAGTCGCCCAGCCAACGAGCGCTCGATCGCGATCAGAGAATCCAGCCCGGCAAATTCGGCGTGATCGAAAAACACCTCAACCTCGACCCGACCGTTCAGATAATGCAGCAAAACCCTGAGCGGTGGCGGCAAGCCGTCCAGCAAGGGCATCACTTCTTCAAGCAAAGCTTCGCGCCCCGGCAAGCGGGAAGCAGAAAGATCCGGATCGACATCATCCTCGGGATCAATGTGCACAAGCACATCCAGCACTTCCGGATGGGCCAGAAGAACATTGGCGCGGGCCGTTTCTGCAATTCGATGCCCTTCCGAAACGCTGATCCGCGAATTGACCATGACGTGCGCGTCGACCAAGGCCTGATGGGCCATGCGTCGGGTACGCAACTCATGCAAGCCAAGGACGCCCGGCGTGGTCACCAGGGTTTGGCGGATAGCCTCAACCTGGACTTGATCCAGACCGGTATCGATCAACTCCTTGAGCGCCCCCCAGGCCAGTTCGCCGCCCATGCGCAAAATCATGAAACCCATCAGCGCAGCCGCCAGCAAATCGAGGAAAGACCAGCCCAGCAAGGCACCGCCAATACCGACAACCACGACCAGCGCCGAAGCGGCATCGGCTCGCGTATGCAGCGCATTGGCAATCATCAGTTGCGAACGCAGGCGCTCGGCTACCTGGATCAGGTAGCGATACAAACCTTCCTTGGCCACGACGGTGGCGATTGCCACCCAAAGTGCGGATAGCTCAACCGACGGCAAGGCCTCAATGTGCTGCAAGCGCATCCCGGACTCCCACAGGATACCGCCACCGATCAGGGCCAGCGAGGCGCCGAGAATCAGGGTCGCCGCCGTTTCGACCCGTGCATGGCCGTAGGGATGTGCCTGATCGGCGGGATGGGCACTTTGTCGGCTGGCATAGATCACCAGAAAGTCCGACAGCAAATCCGAAAACGAGTGCAGGCCATGAGCAACCAGCGACTGCGAATGAGCCAACCAGCCGACAATCAACTGAATCACCGTCATGACGAGGTTGACCGCAACACTGACCCAGGTCGCACGCTGCGCCTCACTGGCGCGGTCGACGGCACTTGCCGCCTGAAAATGCTCGGAATGTTCGTGCGCCATGTCCTCTGCCCTATACTGTCGGACCAGAATTTTAGCAGCCAAATATTATGGGCAAGTTAACTGAGATCATCCTGCTGGCGCAGCAACGCGCCCAAGCCATGGGCGCTTCCTACAAGGGCGCCCTGACGCCCGTAGAGGCGGCCGAGTTTTTGGCACTTTCCCCTGAAGCCAGGCTGGTCGACGTCCGGACCCGGGCCGAATGGGATTGGGTGGGGCGCGTTCCGCAAGCCATCGAAATCGAATGGAATCAGTATCCGGGCGGCACGCGCAATCCAGACTTCCTGGCGAAACTCAAGCGCCAGCTTGCCCCCAATTCGCCGATCCTGTTTCTCTGCCGCAGCGGAGCGCGCTCCGATGGCGCGGCCAGCGCAGCAACCGAAGCAGGCTACGACCAGTGCTACAACATCCTGGAAGGTTTTGAAGGCGACAAGGATGCCAGCGGCCATCGCGGGCAGCTTGGCGGCTGGCGCCATGCCGGCCTGCCGTGGACGCAAGGCTGACCGCAGCTAGCCGGTCAGCCCTTTCAGGCCGGTATAGATCGACATGAGCGTTGTGCACAAAGCAACGGCGGCACTCCCCAAGTCACTCCAGCGAGTCATCGAGTCGGTCAGTCCACTATTCCCCAAGCCGCCAACCCCGGCCGTCCGCAAACGGGCCAGAAACTGCTGGTGCTTCTGAAAGCGCCTGTCCGACCAGCGGAACAACCACAGCCCGGTAATAAAACTCAGGCCGATACTGGCTGCAAACTCGACAAACTCGCGCACTTCAACCGCATCCTGCGGCCACAGGGGAACCTTGTCGAGCCACGCGGTAATCCCGCTCATGCCGAATACGGCAAGCCCTGCCACCAGAAAAGCCAGTAGCACACCAGGCAAAAGTGGAACACGGGCCGCGCGGGCAAATGCGAAGCCGAATGGCAAGGGCAACAGCAGGGCAAAAACGCGCAGATAGAGAACCTTCGCGTCATAAACAAATACCATCAGCCATTGACCGAGGAGCAAAAGCAACAATGGCAGGAGCAGGCAGGCAACGGCCAGCGACAGATTCCGGTCCGGTGCCGAAAACGCTGCATCAACCGGCATCGCAACGACCGTCTCCCCCACCTGCGCAGGAGAAACAGCCTCGGCCGGCGTACGGGATGCAAGCTCGGCTTCGAGTTGGGAAATCCGTTCCAGCAACGGTTTGACGAGAAACAGATCACGGTGGCAAACCGGACACACCAAAGCTTCGTCGGCAATTTCCGAAGCGCAGTACGGACATTTCATTATTTGACCACGTTCAGCGTCATCACGACCTGGCTGCTCCGCCCTTCACTGTCCTGAACGATAATTTGAATCTGGTGCTCGCCGGGCGGCGTTTCTGCACCGGGCAGATCGAGGCCGGCTTCGCTCAGACCCGGCTTAACTCGGGCCAACAGGTCAACCGGTTTGGCCTTGAGGTAAATGACCTTGGTCGCCGCTGCATCGATCTTGGCCCCGCCTCGCGCCTCGAAAGCCACTTTCAGATCAAAAGGTGAAGTCAGGTTCGTCAGATCGGGCGTCAGAATCTTGATCGCCGGCCCGCGCGTAATTCCTCGCGTTGCCAGCACGCCGGCCCCGGCAGGCAACTTGGCTTCATCGGCCTTGATCAAGGTGACCGCATCGGCAGAAAACGCCAGCAACATACCGACCAGGGCAACCCCGGCCATTTTCAAATTGGATTCAGACATTCACTTTTCCTCAATCGCCAACCAAAACAAATGGTGCCCAGAATAGTGGATGAGCATAGCTGAAAACCGGCTTTCCCGTCTTGGCATCAACCTTGCCCGCCCCATCAACCATCCCGAGCATTGCCTGACGCAAAGCCTCGGCCTTGCCCAAGGCTCGATCCGCCGACTGGCGGCGGAACAAATCGGTCATCAAACCGCGAGCAGCCTCGGTTTCGACCGGCCAGTTCGAAACCAGCAAGGCGCGCGCGCCGGCATAGAAAAAGGCTCGCCCCAGCCCAGAGACGGCTTCACTGCCCGAACCTTCTCCTGCCGCCGTATTGCAGGCGGACAAAACCACCCAGTCAGCATTGAGCTTGAGCGAGAGAATTTCCTCCTGGGTCAACAAACCATCCCCGCTGCCGCCGCTAACCCCGGGCGCACTGAGCGCCAGGGCGGGCTGGGTCAAGCCATTCAGCTCCCCCGGCACCAAACCATGCGTCGCAAACATCACCACGCGCCGATTTGCCAGGTTGGCTGAAAAGACCGTTTTTTCACTGGCCCCCTGGTGCAGAAAAATATCCGTTGCCGGGTCGGCGCCAAGTGCCTTGGCAATTTCACGGATTTCCAGCGCAGTATCCGGCAGGCGTGGCAACAGGGCCAGCTCGGCCGAATCAACCG
It encodes:
- the glnA gene encoding type I glutamate--ammonia ligase; this translates as MATPQDVLNLIKENDAKFVDFRFTDTRGKEQHVTVPVSAFSEDKFENGHAFDGSSIAGWKGIQASDMQLNPDPATAYIDPFFDETTVVLTCDVVDPADGRGYDRDPRSIAKRAEAYLKSSGIGDTAYFGPEPEFFIFDGVEWNVDMSGCNLKIHSAEAAWGSGEKNDGNGATGHRPTVKGGYFPVPPVDSLHDIRSAMVLTLEALGCPVEVHHHEVATAGQCEIGTVFNTLVKRADQTQILKYVVHNVAHQYGKTATFMPKPIVGDNGSGMHVHQSIWKDGKNLFAGDGYAGLSELALFYIGGIIKHAKALNAITNPGTNSYKRLVPHYEAPVKLAYSAKNRSASIRIPYVASTKARRIETRFPDPIANPYLCFAALLMAGLDGIQNKIHPGDPADKNLYDLPPEEDALIPTVCASLEEALAALQADHEFLTRGGVFSNEWIESFINLKMDEVNRVRMTTHPVEFDLYYSC
- a CDS encoding cation diffusion facilitator family transporter encodes the protein MAHEHSEHFQAASAVDRASEAQRATWVSVAVNLVMTVIQLIVGWLAHSQSLVAHGLHSFSDLLSDFLVIYASRQSAHPADQAHPYGHARVETAATLILGASLALIGGGILWESGMRLQHIEALPSVELSALWVAIATVVAKEGLYRYLIQVAERLRSQLMIANALHTRADAASALVVVVGIGGALLGWSFLDLLAAALMGFMILRMGGELAWGALKELIDTGLDQVQVEAIRQTLVTTPGVLGLHELRTRRMAHQALVDAHVMVNSRISVSEGHRIAETARANVLLAHPEVLDVLVHIDPEDDVDPDLSASRLPGREALLEEVMPLLDGLPPPLRVLLHYLNGRVEVEVFFDHAEFAGLDSLIAIERSLAGRLKSGSTISRIRLVCTVAP
- a CDS encoding rhodanese-like domain-containing protein, translated to MGKLTEIILLAQQRAQAMGASYKGALTPVEAAEFLALSPEARLVDVRTRAEWDWVGRVPQAIEIEWNQYPGGTRNPDFLAKLKRQLAPNSPILFLCRSGARSDGAASAATEAGYDQCYNILEGFEGDKDASGHRGQLGGWRHAGLPWTQG